From one Shewanella sp. GD04112 genomic stretch:
- a CDS encoding restriction endonuclease subunit S, with product MTVNRISEASAKYLVDSSTSNVPAGYKKTEVGIIPEDWGFKQVQEICDFIVPGRNKPRSFDGHIPWITTPDLQGRILVNSSKMGLKISQAEAKFIGSKIVPAGSVIMSCVGELGIVAIAETEIVINQQLHAFLPSKDINNYFLACLLLSLEKYFYSVATKTTLPYLNKDRCNSTPIFIPSMEEQAAIANALSDVDALIQELEKLIAKKQAIKTATMQQLLTGRTRLPPFGFEKSAHHPNGRKKGYKPSELGEIPEDWEIYPLSSICDVRDGTHDSPKYKGNGIPLVTSKNIVNDVLDMTDVSLISFEDAFEINKRSKVDKGDVIMSMIGSVGSAVLLRQAPEFCIKNVALFKPRNVLGEFLVQLIRSKVFQDYLANSMDGGIQKFVSLGTLRSMEIALPTKEEQSTLATILCDMDEEIQTLDQRLNKTRQIKQGMMQELLTGKTRLVKPAEPA from the coding sequence ATGACTGTAAATCGGATTTCAGAAGCTAGTGCAAAATATCTAGTCGATTCATCCACAAGTAATGTGCCGGCTGGATACAAAAAAACAGAAGTTGGGATCATTCCGGAAGATTGGGGTTTTAAGCAAGTTCAAGAGATATGCGATTTTATTGTCCCAGGTAGAAATAAACCCAGATCATTTGATGGGCATATTCCTTGGATAACAACCCCTGACCTCCAGGGGCGTATTCTTGTTAACTCCTCAAAAATGGGGTTAAAAATTTCCCAAGCCGAAGCAAAGTTTATTGGTTCAAAAATTGTTCCAGCAGGGTCAGTAATAATGTCTTGTGTTGGTGAACTTGGCATAGTAGCAATTGCTGAAACTGAGATAGTAATCAATCAACAGCTCCATGCTTTCTTACCTTCGAAAGACATAAATAACTACTTTCTTGCATGCTTACTTCTATCGTTAGAAAAGTATTTTTATAGCGTGGCAACAAAAACAACGCTTCCATATTTAAATAAGGACCGGTGTAACAGTACTCCTATTTTTATCCCCTCAATGGAAGAACAAGCCGCCATAGCCAATGCCTTATCGGATGTGGATGCGTTGATTCAGGAATTGGAAAAGCTGATTGCGAAAAAGCAGGCGATTAAAACCGCGACCATGCAACAACTGCTCACCGGCCGCACCCGCCTACCACCCTTTGGTTTTGAAAAGAGTGCCCACCACCCCAACGGCCGCAAAAAAGGCTACAAACCTAGCGAACTCGGCGAAATCCCAGAGGATTGGGAGATTTATCCTCTTTCGTCGATTTGTGATGTTCGAGACGGTACTCATGACTCGCCGAAATATAAAGGCAATGGCATCCCTTTAGTAACGTCAAAAAATATTGTTAACGATGTTTTGGATATGACAGATGTTTCTCTGATTTCATTCGAAGATGCGTTTGAGATAAACAAACGATCCAAAGTTGACAAGGGAGACGTCATTATGTCGATGATCGGAAGCGTTGGCAGTGCAGTGCTCTTGCGACAAGCACCTGAATTTTGCATCAAAAACGTTGCTCTCTTTAAACCAAGAAACGTGCTGGGCGAGTTTTTAGTACAATTAATACGGTCCAAGGTATTTCAAGATTATCTTGCAAATAGTATGGATGGTGGAATACAAAAATTTGTGTCGCTAGGAACGCTTAGGAGTATGGAGATTGCTTTGCCTACAAAAGAGGAACAATCGACTCTTGCCACAATTTTGTGTGATATGGATGAGGAAATTCAAACCTTAGACCAACGCCTAAACAAAACCCGTCAAATAAAACAAGGCATGATGCAAGAGCTGCTGACTGGCAAAACCCGTTTAGTTAAACCCGCTGAGCCAGCCTGA
- a CDS encoding DUF262 domain-containing protein, with protein sequence MHNLDKAIISVSKLLQQPALNIPAYQRPYKWTQQHLNALLDDIKLHSDKSAYRLGSVVFHCHSENSNERLDIVDGQQRTLTLVLLVQALLVVRFDSLVRQDVKEVLERLRQPLTAFLKRQHFGSDISADNLHQNFMAAKRAVARPDFTEAIIDFLLKRCQVVTFVLQDVSEAFQFFDSQNARGRDLEPHDLLKAFHLREFSQAENHLKAQSVSHWESLASADLAQLFATYLFRIRRWAHGQHAQYFSKTQVDVFKGVNLEQTGLYPYVEPLRIAHHFVDHYNQEYQRKIDHQIMTFPFHLDQMIINGRRFFEMTSHYQQKIASIVNDEHANQQQSATHLFGMVLDERAREILHTLNTYSARTRTGDQYIRTLFDCGLIFYLDKFGTHQVSQAIEKLFIWAYRCRLHMQVVQLATMDNYALDNNVFERIKQAVKPSDVLSWSLSTVKNADVKGTKVEAIKALFLRLGYYE encoded by the coding sequence GTGCATAACCTAGACAAAGCAATTATCTCAGTCAGCAAGTTGTTACAGCAGCCCGCGTTGAATATCCCAGCGTATCAGCGGCCGTATAAATGGACACAACAGCACCTTAATGCACTGCTCGATGATATTAAGCTGCATAGTGACAAATCAGCCTATCGCTTGGGCTCCGTGGTATTTCATTGCCACAGTGAAAATAGCAATGAACGGTTGGATATTGTCGACGGCCAACAGCGCACCTTGACATTGGTATTGCTGGTGCAAGCTTTACTTGTTGTCCGTTTTGACAGTCTAGTGCGCCAGGATGTGAAAGAGGTGCTTGAGCGTTTACGGCAGCCTTTAACTGCTTTTTTAAAACGTCAGCACTTTGGTAGTGATATCAGTGCAGATAATTTGCACCAAAACTTTATGGCAGCCAAACGGGCGGTTGCAAGGCCAGACTTTACTGAGGCGATCATTGATTTTTTGCTGAAGCGCTGTCAAGTCGTTACCTTTGTATTGCAGGACGTTTCGGAAGCATTTCAGTTTTTTGACTCGCAAAACGCCCGTGGTCGTGACTTAGAGCCACATGATTTGCTAAAAGCCTTCCATTTACGAGAGTTTTCTCAAGCTGAGAATCATTTAAAAGCACAGTCAGTTAGCCACTGGGAAAGTTTAGCCAGCGCCGATTTAGCGCAACTATTTGCCACCTATTTGTTTCGGATCCGGCGCTGGGCGCACGGTCAACACGCGCAGTATTTTAGTAAGACGCAAGTGGATGTGTTCAAAGGTGTCAATCTTGAGCAAACCGGGCTTTACCCATACGTGGAGCCGTTACGCATTGCTCACCATTTTGTCGACCATTACAACCAAGAATATCAGCGCAAAATCGATCATCAGATCATGACGTTTCCATTTCATCTAGATCAGATGATTATCAATGGGCGGCGTTTTTTTGAGATGACCAGTCATTATCAGCAAAAAATTGCGAGCATTGTGAATGACGAGCACGCCAATCAACAGCAATCAGCGACCCACTTATTTGGCATGGTCCTGGATGAAAGGGCTCGTGAAATCCTGCATACCTTGAATACGTATTCCGCCAGAACCCGAACCGGTGATCAGTACATCAGAACGTTGTTCGATTGTGGACTGATTTTTTATCTGGATAAATTCGGCACTCATCAAGTATCCCAAGCAATTGAAAAGTTGTTTATTTGGGCGTACCGCTGCCGATTGCACATGCAAGTGGTGCAACTTGCAACCATGGACAACTATGCACTGGACAACAATGTGTTTGAACGCATTAAACAGGCTGTTAAACCCAGTGATGTGCTGAGTTGGTCATTAAGCACGGTAAAAAATGCTGATGTCAAAGGCACTAAGGTCGAAGCGATTAAAGCTCTGTTTTTAAGGCTTGGTTATTATGAATAA